Proteins from a genomic interval of Halomonas alkaliantarctica:
- a CDS encoding SIR2 family protein, producing the protein MIKWPKEVVSDISRRRCVIFLGSGISRNSVNTTGRRPKTWYQFLQSAITDINPKAHISKLLKDNDYLTACEVVKRQLGKEEFTRIVREEFLVPAYQPADIHKKIFSLDSRIVATPNFDKIYETYANSEANGSIVVKQHYDSDVMSSIRGSERIILKVHGTIDSPDKLIFTRAEYAEARTKYSSFYELLEALSLTHTFLFLGCGVNDPDIKLLLEDSLFKHNSSRSHVMLLPKKSLHNSVIEVIQDTMNLNIIQYSGANNHIELLESVTELVDLVEAEREELKINMNW; encoded by the coding sequence ATGATTAAGTGGCCAAAGGAGGTAGTCAGTGATATTAGCAGACGTCGCTGTGTTATATTTTTAGGGTCAGGAATTTCTAGAAACAGTGTTAACACTACCGGGAGAAGACCTAAGACATGGTATCAATTCCTCCAAAGTGCTATCACAGATATTAACCCTAAAGCTCATATCAGCAAGTTATTAAAGGATAATGACTACCTAACAGCTTGCGAGGTGGTAAAGCGGCAACTTGGAAAGGAGGAATTCACTAGAATTGTTAGAGAAGAGTTTCTTGTTCCTGCATATCAGCCTGCCGATATTCACAAAAAAATATTTTCATTGGATTCTAGAATTGTAGCAACTCCCAATTTTGATAAAATATATGAAACTTACGCTAACAGTGAAGCAAATGGATCGATTGTAGTCAAACAGCATTACGATTCCGATGTAATGTCAAGCATTCGAGGGTCTGAACGTATTATTCTAAAGGTTCACGGCACTATTGACTCCCCTGACAAATTAATATTTACCAGAGCCGAATATGCAGAGGCTCGAACAAAGTATTCATCTTTTTACGAATTACTCGAAGCTCTTTCACTGACGCATACTTTTCTTTTTCTTGGCTGCGGAGTCAATGACCCTGACATTAAGCTTTTGCTAGAAGATTCTTTATTCAAACACAATAGCAGCAGATCCCACGTCATGCTTCTACCTAAGAAATCTTTACACAACTCTGTAATTGAAGTTATTCAGGATACAATGAACCTAAATATAATCCAATACTCAGGAGCAAATAATCATATAGAGCTACTTGAATCAGTTACAGAGCTAGTAGATTTAGTTGAAGCTGAAAGAGAGGAGTTAAAAATAAATATGAATTGGTAA
- a CDS encoding helix-turn-helix domain-containing protein, with protein sequence MTEERAFRGVWIPAEIWLNRELSLQEKVMLIEIDSLQHPQKGCFKSNKKLAEFFGLSPNRVSEVISSLKKKGWIRVDQVREGKQIVERRIFMKHPLEKPNRGTRKTEQGYSENRENPIRDSEGGYSENGENPIRDPEEGYSENREERGSGLGVQLEGSSKRVAPGASPAAATGDYLGAEEPQAEQAGPQESADDLLARIPSDMPGTRDPTAKTFKPWANYACAYRARYGTWPVWNQKVGANMSQLVDRVGAERAPGVAAHYVKLNNQYYTARMHPVGLLLQDCEAIATQLATGQQVTQARARQLDSTQSNLSNAEEAKRIMAARRQQQESSSC encoded by the coding sequence ATGACTGAAGAACGCGCATTCCGAGGTGTCTGGATACCCGCTGAGATCTGGCTGAATCGTGAGCTCTCACTGCAAGAGAAAGTGATGCTGATCGAGATCGACAGCTTGCAGCACCCGCAAAAAGGTTGTTTCAAGAGTAACAAGAAGTTGGCCGAGTTCTTTGGCCTTTCGCCCAACCGTGTTTCCGAAGTGATCAGTTCGCTGAAAAAGAAGGGCTGGATTCGTGTGGATCAGGTGCGCGAAGGCAAGCAGATTGTCGAGCGTCGGATCTTCATGAAGCACCCACTCGAAAAGCCGAATAGGGGTACTCGAAAAACCGAACAGGGGTATTCGGAAAATCGTGAGAACCCTATTCGAGATTCCGAAGGGGGGTATTCGGAAAACGGGGAGAACCCTATTCGAGATCCCGAAGAGGGGTATTCGGAAAACCGTGAAGAGAGGGGTTCAGGTTTAGGGGTTCAGTTAGAGGGTTCCAGTAAGAGGGTTGCGCCTGGGGCTAGCCCAGCCGCTGCCACTGGTGACTACCTGGGCGCTGAAGAACCGCAAGCTGAACAGGCAGGGCCACAGGAATCTGCCGACGATCTGCTGGCGCGAATCCCCAGCGATATGCCCGGCACTCGTGACCCCACCGCCAAGACCTTCAAGCCCTGGGCGAACTATGCCTGTGCCTACCGTGCGCGTTACGGCACCTGGCCGGTGTGGAACCAGAAGGTGGGCGCGAACATGAGCCAGCTGGTCGACCGTGTAGGGGCAGAGCGTGCCCCTGGCGTAGCCGCCCACTACGTGAAGCTGAACAACCAGTATTACACCGCGCGGATGCATCCCGTTGGCTTGCTCCTGCAGGACTGCGAAGCGATCGCCACGCAACTTGCCACCGGCCAGCAGGTGACCCAAGCCAGAGCGCGCCAGCTGGATAGCACGCAATCCAACCTGAGTAACGCCGAGGAGGCCAAGCGCATCATGGCCGCCCGCCGCCAACAACAGGAGTCTTCGTCATGCTAA
- a CDS encoding ParA family protein, translating into MKSIVFFNNKGGVGKTTLLCNMAAYLSIKKSKKVLIIDADPQCNSTTYILSEEKLESIYGKSKRDSIESFLSPVRKAKGYLEKRINPVKSERFKVDIIPGDPRLSLSEDLLATDWKSATSGDPRGLQTTLVFEHLKLQYEEYDYIFFDVGPSLGAINRSVLIACDYFVIPMAVDVFSLMALENINLSLTKWRKGIEDGLKKYEEEENEPYEIYDKEFQWSLKFSGYVLQQYKAKTVRGEKVHVKAYEKISKEIPAAIEREIHSITKDHLTLDNLFLGEIENLHSLVPMSQTTNAPIFSLKSKDGVVGAHFQKVQYSEGIYSSIAKKLLSNIGDSDD; encoded by the coding sequence ATGAAAAGCATAGTTTTTTTCAACAATAAAGGAGGCGTTGGAAAAACAACTCTCCTATGTAACATGGCTGCTTACCTATCAATAAAAAAATCCAAGAAAGTACTTATTATAGATGCTGACCCTCAATGCAATAGTACCACATACATATTATCCGAAGAAAAACTTGAATCAATATATGGGAAATCTAAAAGAGACAGCATTGAATCTTTTTTATCACCAGTTAGAAAGGCAAAGGGTTATCTTGAAAAAAGAATAAACCCTGTAAAGTCAGAAAGATTCAAGGTTGATATAATCCCAGGCGATCCAAGACTTTCGCTCAGCGAAGATTTATTAGCAACTGACTGGAAGTCAGCTACGTCGGGTGACCCGAGAGGATTGCAAACAACTTTAGTTTTTGAACATCTCAAACTTCAATATGAAGAGTATGATTATATTTTCTTTGATGTTGGCCCATCCTTAGGTGCGATAAATCGCTCTGTACTTATAGCTTGTGATTATTTTGTAATTCCAATGGCAGTTGACGTATTCAGTCTAATGGCCTTAGAAAACATAAATCTTTCTCTAACTAAGTGGAGAAAAGGCATAGAAGATGGTTTAAAAAAATACGAAGAAGAAGAAAACGAGCCTTATGAAATTTATGACAAAGAATTTCAATGGAGTCTAAAGTTCTCTGGATACGTACTTCAACAATATAAAGCTAAAACTGTTAGAGGTGAAAAGGTACACGTTAAAGCCTACGAGAAAATTTCTAAAGAGATCCCAGCAGCAATTGAAAGAGAAATACATTCGATAACTAAAGACCACTTAACACTTGACAATCTTTTCTTAGGCGAAATTGAGAATCTTCATAGCTTGGTTCCTATGTCTCAGACTACTAACGCACCTATATTCAGTTTAAAATCTAAAGATGGCGTTGTCGGGGCGCACTTCCAAAAAGTACAGTATTCGGAGGGAATTTATTCCAGTATTGCTAAGAAGCTATTAAGCAACATTGGAGATAGTGATGATTAA